A single region of the Hyphomicrobiales bacterium genome encodes:
- a CDS encoding NodT family efflux transporter outer membrane factor (OMF) lipoprotein produces the protein MKLKSIIGYGCSAALLTAVAGCVGTPGEKPRVAEPHAWSAPVTTSAPTWPAPGWWGGFGSPELDTIVVTAHVNNTDIAIAVARILQAEARTRVVGASLFPSIGFNADAALRGNAGNSNVTRSYGVGIGGSYEVDLWGRLRANEAAAQATLRASTADQSTVALSITADVVNNYLTVLSLRDRLRIARFNLANARSVLTTIEARVRAGAGTDLDLAQQRAVIAGQEATLPQLERQEFEARSALAVLLDQPLDTFTVTSSSLSGIRAPRVKPGLPSGLLTRRPDIKAAEERLAAAGADVQAARAAFFPTISLTGTTNLASTALTSLLSGGAFGYGLAAGLVQPIFEGGRLIGQRDVALASQQELVASYRAVLASSFADVSVALKAVETLNRQAVFVAEQQRQAQIAFRLADARYRAGATDLITLLDAQRTLFQAEDQMAVMNLQRLQASVGLFRALGGGWQAAPTTTASR, from the coding sequence ATGAAGCTCAAATCCATCATCGGCTATGGTTGCAGCGCGGCTCTTTTGACCGCGGTCGCGGGATGCGTCGGCACGCCCGGCGAAAAGCCACGGGTTGCCGAGCCGCACGCGTGGAGCGCACCGGTCACCACCAGTGCCCCGACCTGGCCAGCGCCGGGATGGTGGGGCGGATTCGGCAGCCCGGAGCTCGACACGATCGTCGTCACCGCCCACGTCAACAACACCGATATCGCGATCGCCGTGGCGCGTATCCTGCAGGCCGAGGCGCGGACCCGCGTCGTCGGGGCGTCGCTGTTCCCGAGCATCGGTTTCAATGCTGACGCAGCCTTGCGGGGCAATGCCGGCAATAGCAACGTCACCCGGTCCTACGGGGTCGGCATCGGCGGCAGCTACGAGGTGGACCTCTGGGGACGCCTTCGGGCCAATGAGGCCGCGGCCCAGGCCACGCTGCGGGCAAGCACGGCGGACCAGAGCACGGTTGCGCTGAGCATCACGGCCGATGTCGTGAACAATTACCTGACCGTGCTGTCCCTGCGCGACCGGCTGCGCATCGCCCGCTTCAATCTCGCCAATGCCCGCAGCGTACTCACCACCATCGAGGCGCGCGTCCGGGCCGGCGCGGGAACCGATCTCGACCTTGCCCAGCAGCGGGCTGTCATCGCGGGCCAGGAGGCCACGCTGCCACAGCTCGAGCGGCAGGAATTCGAGGCCCGGTCGGCGCTGGCGGTCCTGCTCGACCAGCCGCTTGATACATTCACCGTTACGAGCAGTTCGCTCTCCGGCATCCGCGCGCCACGGGTCAAGCCCGGGCTGCCCTCCGGGCTTCTGACACGCCGCCCCGATATCAAGGCGGCGGAAGAGCGCCTGGCCGCGGCCGGGGCCGATGTGCAGGCAGCGCGTGCCGCCTTTTTCCCGACCATCAGCCTGACCGGCACCACCAATCTCGCCAGCACCGCACTGACATCCCTGTTGAGCGGCGGTGCCTTTGGCTACGGCCTCGCCGCCGGGTTGGTGCAACCAATCTTCGAGGGCGGGCGGCTGATCGGCCAACGGGATGTGGCACTCGCCAGCCAGCAGGAACTCGTCGCGAGCTACCGTGCTGTCCTCGCCTCGTCCTTCGCCGATGTCAGTGTCGCGCTGAAGGCGGTCGAGACGCTGAACAGACAGGCCGTTTTCGTGGCAGAGCAGCAGCGACAGGCGCAGATCGCCTTCCGGCTCGCCGACGCACGCTATCGCGCCGGCGCGACGGATCTCATCACGCTGCTCGACGCACAGCGCACGCTGTTCCAGGCGGAAGACCAGATGGCCGTGATGAATCTGCAGCGCCTGCAGGCCAGCGTCGGATTGTTCCGCGCGTTGGGCGGCGGGTGGCAAGCCGCTCCGACCACGACCGCGAGCCGGTAG
- the macB gene encoding ABC-type tripartite efflux pump ATP binding/membrane subunit, with amino-acid sequence MNAELDPRQSLTKPKVTVQPLIELEDITKVYVTDGGVRAEALKGISLTIYPGEFVAIVGSSGSGKSSLMNILGCLDRPTAGRYRFAGRDVEDLSRDELAQLRRHEFGFVFQSYNLIANATAVENVEIPAIYAGRPASERHEVAESILTDLGLAERLKHLPNQLSGGQQQRVSIARALMNDGRVILADEPTGALDSKSGQQLLDLMKRLSDEGRTIILITHDRDVAAQTRRVVEIQDGRIVSDTGNDLTHLDRTASHGLPAHPAPASRHPAGQMVEAAKMAMRALGTNPFRTLLTLLGIMIGVASVIAMLAVGEGAKRNVLDRVSAMGSNLLLVRPGAPNQRFSAGGSVTSLVPADAEAIAKQDNVIVAVPEISSSVTVRGGRVDYSTLATGTTSGYPVAQRWDIAHGTFFTPEDAESYAAVVVLGTTVANILFPDGEEPLGRFIIINNVPFQIIGVLAPKGANSGGRDMDDVMIVPITTGSLRIFGRRHVQSITVAVADTSRIDQSETDVRTLLTDRHGKEDFQIRNMASLIETVSATANTMTVLLGSIAAISLLVGGIGVMNVMLMSVTERTREIGIRMATGAGTRDILSQFMTEAFVISACGGIAGIALGFFAAWVTTLTGMTVQLSAGPVLLAFGCAVSTGFLFGLAPAIKASRLDPVVALANE; translated from the coding sequence ATGAACGCCGAGCTTGATCCTCGCCAATCTCTCACCAAGCCGAAGGTGACGGTTCAGCCGCTGATCGAACTCGAGGACATCACCAAGGTCTATGTGACCGACGGCGGCGTTCGCGCCGAGGCGCTGAAGGGCATCTCGCTCACCATCTATCCCGGCGAGTTTGTCGCGATCGTCGGCTCGTCCGGCTCCGGCAAGTCGAGCCTGATGAACATTCTCGGCTGCCTAGACCGGCCGACCGCGGGTCGTTACCGATTCGCCGGGCGTGACGTGGAAGATCTGTCGCGCGACGAACTCGCGCAGCTTCGCCGGCACGAATTCGGCTTCGTCTTCCAGAGCTACAACTTGATCGCGAACGCGACAGCGGTCGAGAATGTCGAGATCCCGGCCATCTATGCCGGCCGGCCGGCCAGCGAGCGCCACGAGGTGGCAGAAAGCATCCTGACCGACCTCGGCCTCGCCGAGCGGCTGAAACACCTGCCGAACCAGCTGTCCGGCGGCCAGCAGCAGCGCGTCTCGATCGCCCGTGCCCTGATGAACGACGGCCGCGTCATTCTCGCCGACGAGCCGACCGGCGCGCTCGACAGCAAGAGCGGCCAGCAACTGCTTGATCTGATGAAGCGCCTTTCGGACGAAGGCCGCACGATCATCCTGATCACCCACGACCGCGATGTCGCCGCGCAGACCCGCCGCGTGGTCGAGATCCAGGATGGACGGATCGTGTCCGACACCGGCAACGATCTCACCCATCTCGACCGCACCGCATCACACGGACTGCCGGCCCATCCGGCGCCGGCAAGCCGTCATCCCGCCGGCCAAATGGTGGAAGCCGCCAAGATGGCGATGCGGGCCTTGGGCACCAACCCGTTCCGCACCCTTCTCACGCTGCTGGGTATCATGATCGGCGTTGCTTCGGTCATTGCCATGCTGGCCGTTGGGGAAGGCGCCAAGCGGAACGTGCTCGACCGCGTGTCGGCGATGGGCAGCAACCTCCTGCTGGTCCGGCCGGGTGCACCGAACCAGCGCTTCTCGGCGGGCGGCTCGGTCACGAGCCTCGTGCCCGCGGATGCCGAGGCCATCGCGAAGCAGGATAACGTGATCGTCGCCGTGCCCGAGATCTCGTCATCGGTCACGGTGCGCGGCGGGCGCGTCGACTACAGCACCCTCGCCACTGGAACGACCTCCGGTTATCCCGTCGCCCAGCGCTGGGATATCGCGCATGGCACCTTTTTCACACCCGAGGATGCGGAGAGCTATGCGGCGGTCGTCGTTCTCGGCACGACTGTCGCGAATATCCTTTTTCCGGACGGGGAGGAGCCGCTCGGACGGTTCATCATCATCAACAATGTGCCCTTCCAGATCATCGGCGTTCTGGCGCCCAAGGGCGCGAATTCCGGCGGGCGTGATATGGACGACGTAATGATCGTTCCGATCACAACCGGGAGCCTCCGGATCTTTGGCCGTCGCCATGTCCAGTCGATCACTGTCGCGGTCGCGGACACAAGCCGGATCGACCAAAGCGAGACCGACGTTCGGACCCTCCTTACCGATCGGCATGGGAAGGAAGATTTCCAGATCCGCAACATGGCATCCCTGATTGAGACCGTCTCGGCGACGGCCAACACGATGACCGTATTGCTCGGCTCCATCGCAGCCATCTCTCTCCTCGTCGGCGGGATCGGCGTCATGAATGTCATGCTGATGAGCGTCACCGAGCGCACCCGGGAAATCGGCATCCGCATGGCGACCGGCGCGGGGACGCGTGACATCCTGAGCCAGTTCATGACGGAGGCCTTCGTCATATCCGCTTGCGGCGGCATCGCGGGCATCGCGCTCGGCTTCTTCGCCGCCTGGGTCACGACCCTCACCGGCATGACGGTGCAGCTCAGCGCCGGCCCCGTGCTCCTTGCTTTCGGCTGCGCGGTCAGCACGGGCTTCCTTTTTGGCCTCGCTCCTGCGATCAAGGCCTCCCGCCTTGATCCCGTCGTCGCGCTCGCCAACGAATGA